The DNA sequence CACTCCCTGTATTGCGGTAGAACCAAACATTGCCTTCACGGTCGCCGATGACTAAGTCTATTAGCCCATCTCCATCCCAATCGACTTCCCAATCAACTTGAGCGGGGGCAGCATTCCAGCCAATGTCCAACTCATAGGTCTGAATTTTCTTACCACCTTCATTAAATATCGGCATTGAGGCAAAAGAAAGATTAATTAATCCCACTAATAATAAGATAGTAACTAAAAAAATCTTTTTGGGTTTCATTTGTTTTTTTGCTCGCTATTTAAAATACCCTATCAGTATACAACATAGTCATTAAAAAGTCAAGGATTTTAAAAGTGAAACTTACCCATAAGTCTCAATTGGGTCGTATTTAACCGCAGAGACACAGAGGAAAAAAACAGAAAAATTACAGCAAAGGCGCAAGTGAGTCTAACAAAAATCCCTTTGTGAACTTTGCGTCTTGGCGAGAGAAAATTTCTATTTGATTCCCTACTGATATTTGAACCATTACCTTTAAATTTTTGAAAGTTTGCATTTTTTTCTCCGCGACTCTGTATCTCTGCGGTGTGAATTTCCTTTATATTTCATAGTATTCCAGAGATGTGGGTAAGTTTCACGAAACATTATTTACATGCAGCAATTTTTGGTGAAGATTATGATTATGGAGTACGGTGATTGTCCCTGCTTTCGGAGTAAGTAAAAAGCAAACCCACTGTAGCGTTCTCTAAATATATGTAACAAACTATGCATACTACTATGTATCTCCAACAAAATATTTCAGGATATCGTAATCAAACTCTCATCTACGAGATGGGTGGCTGAAGATAAGAAAAGGTGTCGCAGTTAAACCCTCGGCTAAAGCCAGGTGGAAATCTTCTACCGCACTTTAGTGACAGGGTCTTTTTTAGGGCTTTAGCCTTTCTATCCCACTTTAGTGGAGGGTAAATTTGCCTCTTAAATCATACTTAAACAAAACTATGTTTACTTAGAGAACGCTATACCAGACTGTCATTGACAGACGGGACATCTACCCTCTACTTCAAGGGGTAAACTTGAAAGATTCAATATCGGTAGTTAAAGACGCACCAGTGTTTGGATGAAGTAATCTACCAGGTACTTCATATTTACCTACTGGTTCATTACCGGTAAAGGTATAGGTGATAAGATTTAACGGACCAATCCCGCCTGCAGGAATAGTGAGATCATCCATCTTTATCAGCTGGAGATAGTTATTAGTAGGAAGCTTTATACAAATCCTTACATCAACCGTTGTATCAGAACCTGGATTATCTACCCTGACATCTATTTTTACTGTTTCCCCGGTTGTAAATGTCCCCTGGTTTAAGATAATGTTAATAGTGAATGATGGGGGAGGTGGGGAAAAAGTTCCTCTTTTATAATAAATCTCCATATTTCCATCTCGATTATCATCCCAGACTATATGTATCCCATTTGCATCTGAGGTAATCGCAGGTTCCCCAGAGACAGCTGAATTATTAGTCAATCGGACATCCAATCCCCATGTATTCCCTCCATCCTGACTACGCTTATAATAAATCTCCCAATTTCCATCTCGATCATCATACCAAACTATATGTATCCCATTTGCATCTGAGGTAATCGCAGGAGCCCGCGAGGTATTTAAAGCATTAGTCAACCGGACATCCGGTCCCCAGGTATTTCCTCCATCCTGACTCCGCTTATAATAAATCTCATAATTTCCATCTCGCTCATCCACCCAGACTATATGTATCCCATTTGCATCTGAGGTAATCGCCGGGACACCAGAGACAGCTAAAGCATTAGTCAACCGGACATCCGGTCCCCAGGTATTTCCTCCATCCTGACTCCGCTTATAATAAATCTCATAATTTCCATCTCGATAATCCACCCAGACTATATGTATCCCATTTGCATTTGAGGTAATCGCTGGATAGAAAGAGTAAGCTAAATTATCAGTCAACCGGACATCAGATTCCCAGGTATTTCCTCCATCCTGGCTACGCTTATAATAAATCTCCCAATTTCCATCTCGATAATCATACCAAACTATATGTATCCCATTTGCATCTGAGGTAATCGTCGGTTCCCCAGAGACAGCTGAATTATTAGTCAATCGGACATCCGGTCCCCAGGTATTTCCTCCATCCTGACTACGCTTATAATAAATCTCGTGATTTCCATCTCGAGTATCCCTCCAGACTATATGTATCCCATTTGCATCTGAGGTAATCGCTGGGAACTCAGAATAAGCTAAATTATTAGTCAATCGGACATCCGGTCCCCACACAGGTTCAGCACCAAAACATAGGTTTGTAATCGAGAATAACCCTATTAGTAAGACCCATAGTTTTAACCCCTTTTCTTTCTTTAAGATTTGCATAAGATAATCCTCCTTTTCCTTTTAAAAATATTACAAGTATTCTACTTGTGGTTTATATACTCAAGATAGAATCTTGAAATTAATTTATTATATCATATCACTGTTGTTTTTGTCAATCTAAATTTTTCTTCTATGTAATTCAGACAGTAAAATCTCATATTACAAGATTTTGTAACCGTTCAGGTAATATTTGTAAAAACAAGATTTCTTGCGTCTTTCGGTATTTATAATGTTCGTAGTAACCCGCTTTAGCGGGTGAATAACCGCATAAATGCGG is a window from the bacterium genome containing:
- a CDS encoding sialidase family protein, coding for MQILKKEKGLKLWVLLIGLFSITNLCFGAEPVWGPDVRLTNNLAYSEFPAITSDANGIHIVWRDTRDGNHEIYYKRSQDGGNTWGPDVRLTNNSAVSGEPTITSDANGIHIVWYDYRDGNWEIYYKRSQDGGNTWESDVRLTDNLAYSFYPAITSNANGIHIVWVDYRDGNYEIYYKRSQDGGNTWGPDVRLTNALAVSGVPAITSDANGIHIVWVDERDGNYEIYYKRSQDGGNTWGPDVRLTNALNTSRAPAITSDANGIHIVWYDDRDGNWEIYYKRSQDGGNTWGLDVRLTNNSAVSGEPAITSDANGIHIVWDDNRDGNMEIYYKRGTFSPPPPSFTINIILNQGTFTTGETVKIDVRVDNPGSDTTVDVRICIKLPTNNYLQLIKMDDLTIPAGGIGPLNLITYTFTGNEPVGKYEVPGRLLHPNTGASLTTDIESFKFTP